One Pectobacterium cacticida genomic window, ATACGCGGCCCATCGCAAGCCCCTATGAAGGCCAAGACACGCCATTCAACCCCGCCCGGCTGTCACTGATGTCAATGTCCAGAAACGTCTTCCATTGCCGACGACGAGCAACTTACATTGTTTAGGGTATAGCACGTTCAAAAAAAGTAATACTAGGAACACAAACCAGATATCAATCTCACCTCTGCGCGACCGCTCAACATGCCATAGCATAAAGAAACCCGGTGGTTTATTCGTTAATTGGAACGAGCGAGATCGCATTTTAACTATCGCAAGTGCATGAGCAGTACGAGAGAGACCACTGTGGTTAGAAGCTAACAATATCAATAAGTTCGCATGACACTATCGTAATGTCGAAATTTTAAAGAATGACAATAATTACAACTCGGCGGCCACAGTATCAGGCCAATTCTCCTCTGACCAGAGGAACAAACCGGACCGCCTCAACCGTTTGAATAATGAATTCACCAGCATGACGTTTAACAACTTGTAAATATTGCGATAACTCTCCCACAGGCAGCACCATCACGCCCCCTTCATCAAGCTGTTCCAGTAACGCTCGAGGAATTTCCGGCGGTGCTGCGGTAACAATAATGGCATCAAACGGCCCACGTGACGCCCACCCCTGCCATCCGTCACCGTGGCGGGTAGAAATATTGTGTAGATCAAGCTGTTTTAAGCGACGCTTCGCTTGCCATTGCAGCCCCTTGATGCGCTCAACCGAGCAAACATGCTGCACCAAATGCGCTAAAATTGCCGTTTGGTAACCCGACCCAGTGCCTATTTCCAGCACACGAGATATCGGCGTTAAGCAGAGCAATTCCGTCATCTTTGCCACCATATAAGGCTGCGAAATAGTCTGACCGGAACCAATAGGCAGAGCAATGTTTTCATATGCTTTATGTTCGAAAGCCTCGTCAACAAAGCGTTCTCTGGGTACGGACTCTATTGCCTTCAGGAGGCGCTCGTCCTGAATGCCCTGCT contains:
- a CDS encoding protein-L-isoaspartate(D-aspartate) O-methyltransferase; translation: MVNKRIETLLAQLRQQGIQDERLLKAIESVPRERFVDEAFEHKAYENIALPIGSGQTISQPYMVAKMTELLCLTPISRVLEIGTGSGYQTAILAHLVQHVCSVERIKGLQWQAKRRLKQLDLHNISTRHGDGWQGWASRGPFDAIIVTAAPPEIPRALLEQLDEGGVMVLPVGELSQYLQVVKRHAGEFIIQTVEAVRFVPLVRGELA